From one Streptomyces sp. R41 genomic stretch:
- a CDS encoding chloride channel protein — MLRRPEYRQVLVFCGLIGIPVSLIAFWFLVALHQLEQLIWTDWPRDLGWKQAPWWWAFPLLLVAGVVVGLIVARLPGRGGHIPAGGLHSGGMTKNALPGVVIAALLGLPLGVVLGPEAPLIALGSGLALLFASFVRAPRTEASAALLGAAGAAAAISALFGNPVVGAVLLMEVAGVGGPQLFAVMLPVLLSSGVGDLVFTGFVHWTGLQTGSLDIGLPKAPLLDAGDILWSLLMAPAVAFLIHWVFVGGRFAAGFVSSWTVRNTTLCALGAAGCIALYTVATGRSPSEVALSGETTLGQLAKDPHAWSVGALVAMMVFKAIGYSLCLGSLRGGPVFPALFLGGAAGALLAPLPGFGLVPAMAAGMAASVTAALRLPVSSVVLVVLLLGNVQTVAVVVLASVVSFVLTELLPQGPRIPAFSESPGGRARRRASSRP, encoded by the coding sequence ATGCTGCGCCGGCCCGAGTACCGACAGGTGCTGGTGTTCTGCGGGCTGATCGGCATCCCAGTGTCGCTGATCGCGTTCTGGTTCCTCGTGGCGCTCCACCAACTGGAGCAGCTGATCTGGACGGACTGGCCCAGGGATCTGGGCTGGAAACAGGCTCCCTGGTGGTGGGCGTTCCCTCTGCTGCTGGTGGCCGGAGTGGTCGTCGGCCTGATCGTCGCCCGGCTTCCCGGGCGGGGCGGTCACATCCCGGCGGGCGGCCTGCACTCGGGCGGGATGACGAAGAACGCGCTGCCCGGTGTCGTCATCGCTGCCCTGTTGGGCCTGCCGCTCGGCGTCGTGCTGGGTCCCGAGGCGCCCCTGATCGCCCTGGGCAGCGGTCTCGCTCTGCTCTTCGCCAGCTTTGTTCGAGCGCCCCGGACGGAGGCGAGCGCGGCGTTGCTCGGCGCAGCCGGAGCCGCCGCGGCCATCTCCGCACTCTTCGGGAACCCGGTGGTGGGCGCGGTGCTCCTGATGGAGGTGGCCGGAGTGGGCGGGCCGCAGCTCTTCGCGGTGATGCTGCCGGTCCTGCTGTCCAGCGGAGTCGGGGACTTGGTGTTCACCGGGTTCGTCCACTGGACCGGCCTGCAGACCGGGAGTCTGGACATCGGCCTGCCCAAGGCGCCGCTGCTCGACGCGGGAGACATCCTGTGGTCGCTCCTGATGGCACCGGCCGTCGCATTCCTGATCCACTGGGTCTTCGTCGGCGGGCGCTTCGCGGCCGGGTTCGTGTCGTCGTGGACGGTACGGAACACCACCCTCTGCGCGCTCGGGGCGGCGGGCTGCATCGCGCTCTACACGGTCGCCACCGGCCGTTCGCCGTCCGAGGTCGCCCTGTCCGGGGAGACCACCCTGGGTCAACTGGCCAAGGATCCGCATGCCTGGTCGGTGGGCGCCCTCGTCGCGATGATGGTGTTCAAGGCCATCGGGTACTCGCTGTGTCTGGGCAGTCTGCGGGGCGGTCCCGTCTTCCCCGCGCTGTTCCTGGGCGGAGCGGCCGGCGCCCTGCTGGCGCCGCTGCCCGGCTTCGGCCTGGTGCCGGCCATGGCGGCCGGGATGGCGGCGTCGGTGACGGCGGCCCTGCGGCTGCCCGTCAGCAGCGTGGTGCTGGTCGTCCTCCTGCTGGGCAACGTGCAGACGGTCGCGGTAGTGGTGCTGGCGTCGGTCGTGTCCTTCGTCCTGACCGAGCTGTTGCCGCAGGGCCCGCGGATCCCCGCGTTCAGCGAGTCGCCAGGCGGTCGAGCGCGTCGTCGAGCGTCGTCGCGGCCATGA
- a CDS encoding glycoside hydrolase family 15 protein: MDRYPPIADHGLIGDLQTAALVTSEGVIDWFAAPRFDSPSIFASLLDHDGGGHFLFAPTSPEVTRRQLYYPDTAVVVTRFMSPDGVGEVIDHMPAIQSRTPSDRHTLVRAVRTVRGTVRFDLECRPRFDYARAEHELDLTDGAATFRAPGTTAYLQTSFPVERDGRDVRGAVTLEAGQAAVAVFTVSGPDGETPPPPTVDTITEDLWANIDFWQRWVRTSRYRGRWPDMVNRSAITLKLLTYAPSGAPVAAATMGLPEQVGGERNWDYRYTWVRDGSLSVRALLDLGFVEEASQFTSWLGDRLRAGEEADGEPLQIMYRVDGDPHLTEEILEHFEGYRGSSPVRAGNAAADQLQLDIYGEALYAMSEGMEEIGQQAGYHGWKGLAGLMDWLADNWDRPDEGIWETRGGRKDFTYSRVMCWAAFDNCLKIAEEFRRPANTQRWTQARDTILEQVMERGWSQKEQALVQHYGGDVLDASLLLAPRVGFLAPKSPGWLSTLDAIDHRLVSDSLVYRYDPAASPDGLRGSEGTFSLCTFLYVDALARAGRLPQARYTFEKMHTYANHVGLFAEEIGPSGEQLGNFPQAFTHLSLIMAATTLDDALDRLATR; this comes from the coding sequence ATGGACCGCTACCCGCCCATCGCCGACCACGGACTGATCGGGGACCTGCAGACCGCTGCCTTGGTGACCTCCGAGGGCGTGATCGACTGGTTCGCGGCACCACGCTTCGACTCACCCAGCATCTTCGCGTCCCTGCTGGACCACGACGGCGGCGGACACTTCCTGTTCGCACCCACCTCCCCCGAGGTGACGCGCCGACAGCTCTACTACCCCGACACTGCCGTCGTCGTGACCCGCTTCATGTCTCCCGACGGGGTCGGTGAGGTCATCGACCACATGCCGGCCATCCAGTCGCGGACACCGTCCGACCGGCACACCTTGGTGCGCGCCGTACGGACGGTGCGCGGTACCGTCCGTTTCGACCTGGAGTGCCGCCCGCGCTTCGACTACGCGCGGGCCGAGCACGAACTCGATCTGACCGACGGGGCCGCCACCTTCCGGGCTCCCGGTACGACCGCGTACCTGCAGACCAGCTTCCCGGTGGAGCGGGACGGCCGGGACGTCCGGGGCGCGGTCACGCTGGAGGCAGGTCAGGCGGCCGTCGCCGTGTTCACCGTGAGCGGCCCGGACGGCGAGACACCGCCACCGCCGACCGTCGACACGATCACCGAGGATCTGTGGGCCAACATCGACTTCTGGCAGCGCTGGGTGCGCACCTCCCGGTACCGCGGCCGCTGGCCGGACATGGTGAACCGCTCGGCCATCACCCTCAAACTGCTCACGTACGCTCCGAGCGGTGCCCCGGTGGCCGCCGCGACGATGGGTCTGCCCGAGCAGGTCGGCGGCGAGCGCAACTGGGACTACCGGTACACATGGGTGCGGGACGGCTCGCTGTCGGTCCGGGCGCTGCTCGACCTAGGATTCGTCGAGGAGGCCTCCCAGTTCACCAGCTGGCTCGGAGACCGGCTGCGGGCGGGCGAGGAAGCCGACGGGGAACCGCTGCAGATCATGTACCGGGTCGACGGGGACCCCCATCTGACGGAGGAGATCCTCGAGCACTTCGAGGGCTACCGCGGGTCCAGCCCGGTACGGGCCGGCAACGCCGCCGCCGATCAGCTGCAGCTCGACATCTACGGCGAGGCCCTGTATGCCATGTCCGAGGGCATGGAGGAGATCGGCCAGCAGGCGGGCTACCACGGCTGGAAGGGACTCGCGGGGCTGATGGACTGGCTCGCGGACAACTGGGACCGGCCCGACGAGGGCATCTGGGAGACCCGGGGCGGACGCAAGGACTTCACCTACAGCCGCGTGATGTGCTGGGCGGCCTTCGACAACTGCCTGAAGATCGCCGAGGAGTTCAGGCGGCCGGCCAACACACAGCGATGGACCCAGGCACGCGACACGATCCTCGAGCAGGTCATGGAACGCGGCTGGAGCCAGAAGGAACAGGCACTGGTCCAGCACTACGGCGGCGATGTCCTGGACGCCTCTCTCCTGCTCGCCCCTCGGGTGGGTTTCCTCGCCCCGAAGAGCCCCGGCTGGCTGTCCACCCTCGACGCCATCGACCACCGGCTCGTCTCCGACAGCCTGGTCTACCGCTACGATCCGGCGGCCTCTCCCGACGGACTGCGGGGCTCGGAGGGCACGTTCAGCCTCTGCACCTTCCTGTACGTCGACGCCCTCGCCCGGGCCGGCCGCCTCCCGCAGGCCCGCTACACCTTCGAGAAGATGCACACGTACGCGAACCATGTCGGGCTGTTCGCCGAGGAGATCGGCCCCAGCGGGGAGCAACTGGGCAATTTCCCGCAGGCCTTCACCCACCTGTCGCTCATCATGGCCGCGACGACGCTCGACGACGCGCTCGACCGCCTGGCGACTCGCTGA
- a CDS encoding glycoside hydrolase family 19 protein, whose product MSRRRISAVMAAIVVGTAVPALLPATSASAAACSSYPSWVAGRSYVTGNVVRYTDGKAYIAEHDNPGYDPTISTWYWEPYACDGSTTPSDGFVVSEAQFNQMFPNRNSFYTYSGLRAAMSAYPAFANTGSDTVKKQEAAAFLANVSHETGGLVYVVEQNTANYPHYCDWSQPYGCPAGQSAYYGRGPIQLSWNFNYKAAGDALGIDLLNNPYLVQNDASVAWKTGLWYWNTQTGPGTMTGHNAMVNSAGFGQTIRSINGSLECDGKNPAQVQSRVDAYQRFVQILGTTAGGNLYC is encoded by the coding sequence GTGTCGAGGCGCCGCATCTCCGCAGTCATGGCCGCGATCGTCGTCGGAACCGCCGTACCGGCGCTGTTGCCGGCCACGAGCGCTTCCGCCGCGGCCTGTTCGAGCTACCCGAGCTGGGTGGCCGGCAGGTCCTACGTCACCGGCAACGTCGTCCGGTACACCGACGGCAAGGCCTACATCGCCGAACACGACAACCCCGGTTACGACCCCACCATCAGCACTTGGTACTGGGAGCCGTACGCCTGCGACGGCTCCACGACCCCCTCCGACGGCTTCGTCGTGAGCGAGGCGCAGTTCAACCAGATGTTCCCGAACAGGAATTCGTTCTACACCTACAGCGGGCTGCGGGCGGCGATGAGCGCCTATCCGGCCTTCGCCAACACGGGCAGCGACACGGTCAAGAAGCAGGAGGCCGCGGCCTTCCTCGCCAACGTCAGTCACGAGACCGGCGGCCTGGTGTACGTGGTGGAGCAGAACACCGCCAACTACCCGCACTACTGCGACTGGAGCCAGCCGTACGGCTGCCCGGCAGGCCAGTCCGCGTACTACGGCCGCGGCCCGATCCAGCTCAGCTGGAACTTCAACTACAAGGCCGCGGGCGACGCGCTCGGCATCGACCTCCTCAACAACCCCTACCTGGTGCAGAACGACGCCTCCGTGGCCTGGAAGACCGGCCTTTGGTACTGGAACACGCAGACCGGACCCGGCACGATGACCGGCCACAACGCGATGGTCAACAGCGCCGGATTCGGCCAGACGATCCGCAGCATCAACGGCTCCCTGGAGTGCGACGGCAAGAACCCGGCGCAGGTGCAGAGCCGGGTGGACGCCTACCAGAGGTTCGTGCAGATCCTCGGTACGACGGCGGGCGGCAACCTGTACTGCTGA
- a CDS encoding cyclase family protein: protein MSTSHELSEADFRSLYQRLRSTAPGAASPRGALDTLTSERLLAAVREVRSGRTISLAAPVNTLAGPDDPEPAEHRLTAPAGGVPGPGGGLDFARDRFAMDVHSDVNSHIDALCHVIYDGTLHGGVPAADALSPDGASALSLDLVRDGIVGRGVLLDIPGLHGLPWLEPGSHVTAEDLAAAEARQGVRVGPGDILLVRVGHRRRREERGPWDSADARAGLHPAALEFLAEREVAVLGSDGNNDTAPSTTQGVAFPVHVLAVHAMGLHLLDFLRFEDLVPVCVREGHWSFLCVIAPLRLPFATGSPVNPLAVL, encoded by the coding sequence ATGTCGACGTCCCACGAGCTCAGCGAGGCCGACTTCCGTTCGCTGTACCAGCGTCTGCGGAGCACCGCTCCCGGTGCCGCGTCCCCGAGGGGTGCTCTGGACACCCTCACCTCCGAGCGGTTGCTGGCCGCCGTACGCGAGGTGCGTTCGGGCCGTACGATCTCGCTGGCCGCCCCGGTGAACACCCTCGCCGGCCCTGACGACCCGGAGCCCGCCGAGCACCGGCTCACCGCTCCTGCGGGCGGCGTTCCGGGACCGGGCGGGGGCCTGGACTTCGCCCGGGACCGCTTCGCCATGGACGTCCACAGCGATGTCAACAGCCACATCGACGCTCTGTGCCACGTCATCTACGACGGCACCCTGCACGGCGGCGTCCCGGCCGCCGACGCCCTTTCGCCCGACGGGGCGAGCGCCCTGTCTCTCGACCTGGTCCGGGACGGCATCGTGGGGCGTGGCGTGCTGCTGGACATCCCGGGACTGCACGGCCTCCCCTGGCTCGAACCCGGATCCCACGTCACCGCGGAGGACCTCGCCGCCGCCGAGGCCCGCCAAGGTGTGCGGGTCGGCCCCGGCGACATCCTGCTCGTACGAGTCGGACACCGGCGGCGTCGCGAGGAGCGGGGGCCGTGGGACTCCGCCGATGCACGGGCCGGGCTGCATCCGGCTGCCCTGGAGTTCCTGGCCGAGCGGGAAGTGGCGGTGCTCGGCAGCGACGGCAACAACGACACGGCGCCCAGCACCACCCAGGGCGTGGCCTTCCCTGTGCACGTGCTCGCCGTGCACGCCATGGGGCTGCACCTTCTCGACTTCCTGCGATTCGAGGATCTCGTACCGGTCTGCGTACGAGAAGGGCACTGGTCGTTCCTGTGTGTGATCGCGCCGCTGCGGTTGCCCTTCGCGACCGGCTCCCCGGTCAATCCGCTCGCCGTGCTGTGA
- a CDS encoding DUF2252 domain-containing protein has translation MSEHSPTGHDLRHRTPKERAALGKAARSAAPRSAHAEFTPPPKRTDPVDVIETQSAKRVPELVPIRYGRMSESPFRFYRGAAAIMAADLADTPRTGIRAQLCGDAHMLNFRLLASPERRLMFDINDFDETLPGPWEWDVKRLSASLVIAGRANGFSSTERASVVRAAVRSYRERMRSFAGLGNLDVWYTRFEADEMQEQFAPVLGAKDRDRWERARERARAHDTVQVFDKLTRVVDGKRRIAPDPPLLVRLEDLLPEAERGQLEKEISRLIERYGHSLQSDRRFLLESYRVADIARKVVGVGSVGTRCWIVLLLGKDDEDPLFLQAKEADESVLAPYAGGAAFRTQGERVVNGQRLMQATSDIFLGWERAQGIDGRRRDFYVRQLRDWKGIAVAETMSPQQMALFGELCGATLARAHARSGDRIAIAAYLGGSDVFDRALATFAELYADQNEKDHQALVDAIEAGRVPAEAA, from the coding sequence ATGAGCGAGCACAGCCCCACCGGCCACGACCTGCGGCACCGCACCCCGAAGGAGCGGGCCGCGCTCGGCAAGGCCGCCCGGTCCGCCGCCCCCCGTTCCGCGCACGCCGAGTTCACACCCCCGCCGAAGCGCACCGATCCGGTGGACGTCATCGAGACGCAGTCGGCGAAGCGGGTGCCGGAACTCGTACCGATCCGCTACGGCAGGATGAGCGAATCACCGTTCCGCTTCTACCGCGGAGCCGCCGCCATCATGGCCGCGGACCTTGCCGACACCCCGCGCACCGGTATCAGGGCGCAGTTGTGCGGCGACGCACACATGCTGAACTTCCGGCTGCTGGCCTCTCCGGAACGCCGTCTGATGTTCGACATCAACGACTTCGACGAGACGCTGCCCGGCCCGTGGGAGTGGGACGTCAAGCGCCTGTCCGCCAGCCTGGTCATCGCGGGCCGGGCGAACGGCTTCAGCTCCACGGAGCGGGCGTCGGTGGTGCGGGCGGCCGTGCGGTCCTACCGCGAGCGGATGCGAAGCTTCGCGGGGCTGGGCAATCTCGACGTCTGGTACACCCGCTTCGAAGCGGACGAGATGCAGGAGCAGTTCGCCCCGGTGCTCGGCGCCAAGGACCGCGACCGCTGGGAGCGCGCCCGGGAGCGGGCCCGCGCGCACGACACGGTGCAGGTCTTCGACAAACTCACCCGCGTCGTCGACGGAAAGCGCCGGATCGCTCCCGACCCGCCGCTCCTGGTACGGCTGGAGGATCTGCTTCCGGAGGCCGAACGCGGCCAGCTGGAGAAGGAGATCAGCAGGCTGATCGAGCGGTACGGCCACTCTCTGCAGTCCGACCGCCGGTTCCTCCTGGAGAGCTACCGTGTCGCCGACATCGCGCGCAAGGTCGTCGGGGTGGGCAGCGTGGGAACCCGCTGCTGGATCGTGCTGTTGCTCGGCAAGGACGACGAGGACCCGCTGTTCCTGCAGGCCAAAGAGGCCGACGAGTCGGTGCTGGCGCCCTACGCCGGTGGCGCCGCCTTCCGCACCCAGGGCGAGCGCGTCGTCAACGGCCAGCGGCTGATGCAGGCCACCAGCGACATCTTCCTGGGCTGGGAACGCGCTCAGGGCATCGACGGCAGGCGCCGGGACTTCTACGTACGCCAGTTGCGGGACTGGAAGGGCATCGCCGTGGCCGAAACCATGTCGCCGCAGCAGATGGCCCTGTTCGGTGAGCTGTGCGGCGCCACGCTGGCCCGCGCCCACGCCAGGTCCGGCGACCGGATCGCGATCGCCGCGTACCTGGGCGGCAGTGACGTCTTCGACCGCGCGCTGGCGACGTTCGCCGAGCTGTACGCGGACCAGAACGAGAAGGACCACCAGGCCCTGGTCGATGCCATCGAGGCGGGACGGGTCCCCGCCGAAGCGGCCTGA
- a CDS encoding GAP family protein: protein MVLDLMLIGLAIAVDPLPVTAFVLVLSARRGIWKGLVFILAWLASFVAVLAAVLLTTGGEPPAPKSPPSTASLAARLAIGVGLLWYAEHRRRSSRRPKPSGGMMSRLDRISLWTAAGLAPLLQPWGLVAAGAATVVHADLSHGSSFVVLFGYCLLATSSLLAMEIYATFAPDSARVRLGKLRTWMESHQDQALVGLSLFLGLYLVGRSIYELTS, encoded by the coding sequence ATGGTGCTTGACCTGATGCTCATCGGCCTGGCGATCGCTGTCGATCCGCTGCCGGTGACCGCGTTCGTCCTGGTGTTGTCGGCGCGGCGCGGGATCTGGAAGGGCCTGGTCTTCATCCTTGCCTGGCTTGCCTCCTTCGTGGCCGTTCTCGCCGCGGTGCTGCTCACCACCGGCGGCGAGCCTCCTGCTCCCAAGTCCCCGCCCTCCACGGCCTCGCTCGCCGCCCGGCTCGCGATCGGCGTGGGGCTGCTCTGGTATGCCGAGCACCGGCGCCGGTCGTCCCGTCGGCCCAAGCCCTCCGGCGGGATGATGTCGCGGCTCGACCGGATCTCCCTGTGGACCGCGGCGGGGCTGGCGCCGCTCCTGCAGCCGTGGGGGCTCGTGGCGGCGGGCGCGGCGACAGTGGTGCATGCCGACCTGTCCCACGGCTCCTCCTTCGTGGTCCTGTTCGGCTACTGCCTCCTGGCCACCAGCAGCCTGCTGGCGATGGAGATCTACGCGACGTTCGCCCCCGACTCCGCCCGCGTACGGCTCGGAAAGCTGCGCACCTGGATGGAGAGTCACCAGGACCAGGCGCTCGTCGGCCTGTCGCTGTTCCTGGGGCTGTATCTGGTGGGCAGGAGCATCTACGAGCTGACGTCCTGA
- a CDS encoding arginase family protein: MREAAGVRDLAIIEAPSVLGLRPSGVEELPSALLRAGLLDHLGVARSDRLEDPAYEPGRDEETGLLNPGGIAQYSVRLADAVGDVLDRGLFPVVLGGDCSILLGNLLALRRRGHYGLLFLDGHTDFYQPSAEPNGEVASMELALATGRGPRQLTDLEGRGPLLRDEDVVAFGFRDSAESAQAGMQPLPPQLHAIDLDGVRALGAAAAARRAVEWLGAGESAGYWVHLDVDVLDDAVMPAVDYRLPGGLTWSELECVLRTAVADERALGLDVTIFNPRLDPDGSIAARLTECLRRGLSARSGQV, translated from the coding sequence ATGAGGGAGGCGGCGGGCGTGCGGGACCTGGCGATCATCGAGGCGCCGTCGGTGCTCGGGCTGCGGCCCTCCGGCGTCGAGGAGCTACCGTCGGCGCTGCTCCGGGCCGGGCTGCTGGACCACCTGGGGGTGGCGAGGTCGGACCGGCTCGAAGATCCGGCGTACGAACCCGGGCGCGACGAGGAGACAGGACTCCTCAACCCGGGCGGCATCGCGCAGTACTCCGTCAGGCTGGCCGATGCTGTCGGCGACGTCCTGGACCGTGGCCTGTTCCCTGTCGTCCTCGGCGGTGACTGCAGCATCCTGCTCGGCAACCTCCTCGCCCTGCGCCGCCGCGGACACTACGGCCTGCTGTTCCTCGACGGCCACACCGACTTCTACCAGCCGTCGGCGGAGCCGAACGGCGAGGTTGCCTCGATGGAACTCGCCCTGGCGACGGGCCGCGGCCCTCGGCAGCTCACCGACCTCGAAGGCCGCGGCCCGCTGCTGCGTGACGAGGACGTCGTCGCCTTCGGCTTCCGTGACTCCGCCGAGTCCGCGCAGGCCGGGATGCAGCCGCTGCCGCCTCAGTTGCATGCGATCGACCTCGACGGCGTACGGGCTCTGGGCGCCGCCGCGGCAGCGCGCCGCGCCGTCGAATGGCTCGGCGCCGGTGAGAGCGCCGGATACTGGGTCCACCTTGATGTCGACGTTCTGGACGACGCGGTCATGCCGGCCGTCGACTACCGGCTGCCGGGTGGGCTGACCTGGTCGGAGCTGGAGTGTGTGCTGCGCACGGCGGTGGCTGACGAGCGAGCCCTCGGCCTCGACGTGACGATTTTCAACCCCCGCCTCGATCCCGACGGCAGCATCGCAGCCCGCCTCACCGAGTGCCTGCGTCGCGGGCTGTCGGCGCGCAGCGGCCAGGTTTGA
- a CDS encoding YhjD/YihY/BrkB family envelope integrity protein — protein sequence MQPGKGPGQDGPPSQAGQERRRRRGASVRARLLGLRARTETRFPVITHLMSHLVSVNVLDSATRLAAQTFLTAVPLLFVVASVAPQAVRDQFVTSVHDVFGLTGSADAQLKKVYQGDESELRQSTGVVSGLMVLISATACSRAMQRLCERAWRLPGAGARVAAWRWIAWLAAWLVMIGLQGPLRGGFGQGLWLGLPLLLAAEVGMWWWTQHLLLTGRVPWLPLLPGALLTGTALSVLTSAAHLYVPRALNHSLDKYGSLGAVFTMLSWLIALCVVVTLCITAGAVIAREPAMARALGSPNSPGTPSGDTFVAG from the coding sequence ATGCAGCCAGGCAAGGGACCCGGACAGGACGGCCCGCCCTCGCAGGCAGGTCAGGAGCGGCGGCGCCGGCGGGGCGCCTCGGTCCGGGCCCGGCTCCTCGGGCTGCGTGCCCGGACCGAGACACGGTTCCCGGTGATCACGCATCTCATGTCGCATCTGGTCTCGGTGAATGTGCTGGACTCCGCGACCCGCCTGGCCGCCCAGACGTTCCTCACGGCGGTACCGCTGCTCTTCGTCGTGGCCTCCGTCGCCCCGCAGGCGGTGCGCGACCAGTTCGTCACCTCGGTGCATGACGTCTTCGGACTGACCGGAAGCGCGGATGCCCAGTTGAAGAAGGTCTACCAAGGGGATGAGTCCGAACTGCGCCAGAGCACCGGCGTCGTCAGCGGGCTGATGGTGCTGATCTCGGCCACCGCGTGCAGCCGTGCCATGCAACGGCTCTGCGAGCGCGCCTGGAGGCTTCCGGGAGCGGGCGCGAGGGTCGCCGCGTGGCGATGGATCGCCTGGCTCGCCGCGTGGCTGGTCATGATCGGGCTGCAGGGGCCCCTGCGGGGCGGCTTCGGCCAGGGACTGTGGCTGGGCCTGCCGCTCCTGCTGGCCGCCGAGGTCGGCATGTGGTGGTGGACCCAGCACCTGCTGCTGACCGGTCGCGTGCCGTGGCTGCCGCTGCTGCCGGGTGCCCTCCTGACGGGAACGGCCCTGAGTGTCCTCACCTCGGCCGCGCACCTGTACGTGCCCAGGGCTCTCAACCACAGCCTTGACAAGTACGGATCGCTGGGCGCGGTGTTCACCATGCTGTCGTGGCTCATCGCGCTGTGCGTGGTCGTGACCCTCTGCATCACCGCCGGCGCGGTCATCGCACGCGAACCCGCGATGGCGCGGGCCCTGGGTTCGCCCAATTCGCCGGGAACACCTTCCGGCGATACGTTTGTAGCCGGATAA
- a CDS encoding GMC oxidoreductase: protein MSDAQHYDVIIIGTGAGGGTLAHRLAPSGKNILILERGDYLPRERANWDSTAVFVKGKYRAPEFWYDKHGNQFPPEVNYYVGGNTKFYGAALFRLRPEDFGELRHHDGVSPAWPLRYEDLEPYYTQAEHLYLVHGRHGEDPTEGPTSAQYAYEPVQHEPRIQQLSDDLEKRGLHPFHLPIGVNLTQDERGRATHDSVCIRCDRVDGFPCLVGAKSDAQVICVDPALRHDNVELVTGAEVRRLVTDPAGRSVTSVVAALQDGSAAEFSADIVVVACGAVNSAVLLLRSADDRHPDGLANSSGVVGRYYMRHNNLALMAVSKEPNDTKFQKTLALHDWYLGSDDWDYPLGGIQMLGKSDADQIHGEAPRWAGTVSPDMPFEVIAHHAVDFWLCGEDLPMADNRVTLDQDGAVHLALDEKNNIAGLTRLRHKLQGMLGHLGMHEHHLLSHSIYLHKGMPIGATAHQAGTVRFGSDPASSALDVNCKAHDLDNLYVVDTSFFPSIGAVNPSLTAIANALRVGDHIAERLQ, encoded by the coding sequence ATGAGCGACGCGCAGCACTATGACGTCATCATCATCGGAACCGGCGCGGGCGGTGGCACTCTCGCCCATCGACTGGCGCCCAGCGGGAAAAACATCCTCATTCTCGAACGGGGTGACTATCTCCCCCGCGAACGAGCCAACTGGGATTCCACAGCGGTCTTCGTCAAGGGAAAGTACCGAGCTCCGGAATTCTGGTACGACAAACACGGCAACCAGTTCCCGCCAGAGGTCAATTACTACGTGGGCGGAAACACCAAGTTCTACGGAGCCGCGCTGTTCCGGCTGCGCCCCGAGGATTTCGGTGAGCTCCGCCATCACGACGGCGTCTCGCCCGCCTGGCCACTGCGGTACGAGGACCTGGAGCCGTACTACACACAGGCCGAGCACCTCTACCTGGTGCATGGCCGGCACGGCGAGGACCCCACCGAGGGGCCCACGAGCGCGCAGTACGCCTACGAGCCGGTCCAGCACGAGCCGCGCATCCAGCAGTTGAGCGACGACCTGGAGAAGCGAGGGCTGCACCCGTTCCATCTCCCGATCGGGGTGAACCTCACCCAGGACGAACGGGGACGGGCGACCCACGACAGCGTATGCATCCGCTGCGACCGCGTCGACGGCTTCCCCTGTCTGGTGGGCGCGAAGTCCGACGCCCAGGTCATCTGTGTCGACCCCGCGCTGCGCCACGACAACGTCGAGTTGGTCACCGGCGCCGAGGTCCGGCGTCTCGTCACGGACCCGGCCGGCCGCAGCGTCACCTCGGTCGTCGCGGCTCTGCAGGACGGTTCGGCAGCGGAGTTCAGCGCCGACATCGTGGTCGTCGCCTGCGGTGCCGTCAACTCCGCGGTCCTCCTGCTGCGTTCGGCCGACGACCGGCACCCGGACGGCCTGGCCAACAGCTCGGGTGTAGTGGGCCGTTACTACATGCGGCACAACAACCTGGCGCTGATGGCCGTGTCAAAGGAGCCGAACGACACCAAGTTCCAGAAGACACTCGCCCTGCACGACTGGTATCTGGGTTCGGACGACTGGGACTACCCGCTCGGCGGCATCCAGATGCTCGGCAAGTCGGACGCCGATCAGATCCACGGGGAGGCGCCGCGCTGGGCAGGAACCGTTTCGCCGGACATGCCCTTCGAGGTGATCGCCCACCACGCGGTCGACTTCTGGCTGTGCGGTGAGGATCTGCCCATGGCCGACAACCGCGTCACTCTCGACCAGGACGGCGCGGTGCACCTTGCCCTGGACGAGAAGAACAACATCGCGGGGCTGACACGTCTGCGGCACAAGCTGCAGGGGATGCTCGGCCACCTGGGCATGCACGAGCACCATCTGCTGTCGCACAGCATCTACCTGCACAAGGGGATGCCCATCGGCGCCACGGCACACCAGGCGGGCACCGTCCGCTTCGGCAGCGACCCCGCAAGCTCCGCTCTCGACGTCAACTGCAAGGCCCACGACCTCGACAACCTCTATGTCGTCGACACGAGCTTCTTCCCGAGCATCGGAGCGGTCAATCCGTCGCTGACGGCCATCGCCAACGCTCTGCGTGTCGGTGACCACATCGCGGAGCGCCTGCAATGA